GTAATGGTAAGGGGATGTAAATGGCCTATCTTAATTTTTTTTCCCGGAACCGTAATGTCAAAGCGGTCCTGATTTTCAAAAAATTTTAAATTTATTTTTGCCATACTTCTACAGGGTATATTTTATCTTACCTTAATTTTTCTTTAAAATCAAGGGGTTAATAATTAACAGAAAAATGGCTACCTCATTTTTACACAGGGCCTTGCTTTTGCCAACACCTTTGGTATAATTATTTTAATGGTTTAGAGTTAAATAGCAGGAGCCCTTTTGTTCAATGAAAAAACTTTTTCTCCAAATTATAGTTGGAATTTTGGGAATTTTTCTGGCTAAGGTTTTTATTCCCGGAGTGGAGCTTATTGGGGGAATTCAAATTTTAATTTTTAGCGGAGTTATTTTGGGTTTAATTAATTTTTTTATTAAACCGATTTTAAAAATAATCACCTTTCCTTTAAAAATTTTAACTTTCGGTTTTTTCAGTTTGATTTTAAATATAGCCATAATTTGGTTTGTTGATTTTATCGTTCCGGGTTTAAAAATTATCGGATTTTTGCCCCTTTTGGGAACAACGTTTATTATTTGGGCATTAAATCTAATTTTCTTAAAATTTTAAAACTTTTCAATGTTCAATGAGTTTTCAACTCATTTCACCTTTCAATGTTCAATGAGTTTTCAACTCATTTCACCTTTCAATGAAAGATTTATTACCTTTTTTCCAAATCGGAGTAGCTGTTTTTTTAATTATTTTTATTCTTTTGCAGCAAAGGGGAAGCGGCTTGGGCTCGGTTTTTGGAGGCGGCGGTGGGTCTTATTCCACCAAAAGAGGAATTCAGAAAAAAATTTTCTGGGCAACAATAATTTTAGGGGGGTTGTTTATTATCTTAGCCCTTCTCAATCTCATTCTTTAGGTCTTTACTCTTAAATTACAATAAATGTCTTTTATTTTAAAAACAAAAAATTTTTTTATTTCCTTTTTGTTTAAAAAATGGCCTTCCATTTCCCAGTGGCTTCAATTGCCAGAAACGTTCAAAAAAGAAGAGAAAATCGTTTTTTCCTTTTTTTTGATTTTATTTTCAAGCTCCTTGATTTTTTTGGGAATCAATTTTTATTTTAAAAATACTCTGATTAAACCGGCTGAGGGCGGTTTTTTTACCGAAGGAGTTGTCGGTCAACCAAGGTTCATTAATCCGCTTTATGGAATTTCTGATATTGACAGGGACTTAATTGAATTGATTTTCTCCGGCCTTATGAAACATACTCTTGAGGGGAAAATCGTTCCGGATTTAGCTAAAAAAGAACCAAAAATAAAGGAAGACGGAAAAATTTTTGAATTTTACTTAAAAGAAAATCTTTTTTGGTCCGATGGCCACCCCCTGACCGCAGATGATGTTGTTTTTACCATTGAAACAATCCAAAATCCGGACCTAAAAAGCCCTTTAAGGCCGGCTTGGCTGGGAGTGGAGGTGGAAAAAATATCTGAGACAGCTATTCGTTTTAGATTGAGAAGACCTTATTTTCCCTTTTTGGAAAATGCCACTCTTAAAATAATCCCAAAGCATATCTGGCAAGCTCTTCCAATTCAAAATTTTCATCTGGCAATCTACAATTTAAAACCGATTGGCTCCGGACCTTATAAATTAAAAAGGTTGGGACAAGACCAATTGGGAATCATTCGCTCTTTAACTTTAACGAGAAATGAGAGGTATCATGGTCAAAAACCAAATATAAAAAAAATAAATTTCATTTTTTTTGAAGAAGAAAATGACTTAATAAAAAAAGTGGAAGAAAATCGGATTGATTCTTTTTCATTGGCTCATCCTAAATATTTCAAAAACATAGATAATTCATTGCTGGTTTATCGTTTTTCTCTGCCAAGATATTTTGCCGTCTTTTTTAATCCGGAAAAATCAGAAATTTTAGCTCAAAAACAAATTAGAAGGGCTCTGAATTACGCCACTAATAAAAAAGAAATTGCTAAAAAGGTCTTTATTGAAAACACTCGGGTTGTTGATTCTCCTATTTTGCCCGATATTTACGCCATTTCTCCCCCTGATTTCACCTATCAATTTAATTTGAAAAAAGCTGAAGAAATTTTAGATGAAATCGGCTTTTTAAAAAGAGATGATGGTAAAAGAGAAAAAATAATAAAAAAAGAACCGGCTTTTCAGTTCAAATCCAACCTCTCATTAAATTCGCGGGGAATAGAAGTTAGAAAACTTCAAGAATGTTTAGCCGGGCTTCCGAAAATTTATCCCGAGGGTGAAATTACCGGTCATTTTGGACAAAAGACAAGGAAGGCGGTAATAAAGTTTCAGGAAAAATACCCTGAGGAAATTTTAAAACCTTTTGGGTTGAAAAAAGGAACCGGCCGGGTTTTAGAAGCGACCAGGTTAAAATTAAATGAAATTTGTTTTCCTTCAAAAGAAGAAAAAATTCCTCTTAAATTCAGCTTGGTTACGGTTAATCAACCGATTCTCAAAGAAATCTCTTTTCTTTTAAAAAATCAATGGCAGTTGGCCGGATTTGAATTAGAACTAATTTTTGTTGAAATTTCTGATTTAGAAAAAGATTTTATTAGGCCGAGGGAATACGAAGCCATTCTTTTTGGCCAGGCCATGGGGATTTTACCAGACCCTTTTCCCTTCTGGCATTCTTTACAAAAAGAAAATCCGGGTTTAAATTTAGCCCTTTACCATAATAGAGAAGTTGATAGATTATTAGAAAGAATTAGGGAGAATCAAAATGAAGAAGCGAGAAAAAAAGAATTGGAAGAATTTCAAAATATTTTAATTGAAGAGGCGCCAGCCGTATTTTTAGTTAATCCTGATTATCTTTATTTTGTTTCCCCGAAAATTAAAGGTATAAAAGAGGGAATAATCGTTAATCCCTCAAAAAGATTTATTGAAATTGAAAATTGGTATCTTAAAACTAAAAGAGTCTGGAAATAAAATGAAAATTAAAAAAGCAGTCATTCCAGCGGCTGGCTGGGGAACAAGATTTTTGCCCCAGACAAAAGCCATTCCAAAAGAAATGCTGCCTATTGTGGACAAACCGGTGATTCAATATGTGGTTGAGGAAGTGGCAAGTTCCGGAATTAAAGATATTATTATCATTACCGGTTGGCAAAAAAGGGCAATTGAGGACCATTTTGACAATTCTTTTGAATTGACCAAATTTTTGGAGACAAAAGGCAAAGAAAAGGAAATATCCGAAATTAAAAAAATTTCTCAATTGGCCAATTTTATTTATCTTCGTCAAAAAAGCGAGTATTATGGAAATGCCATTCCGGTTTTAACCGCCGAACCGGTTATCGGCCAAGAACCGTTTGTGGTCATTTGGGGTGATGAATTTATTTTGTCTCAACCGCCAAGATTATGGCAAATGCTGAATGTCTATGAAAAAAGAAAGGGTATAATAATTTCCGGCGTCAGAATTAAAAATAAACAAGAACTCTCTCGATATGGTATTGCTGAAATAAAGCCCCTGAAAGATAATATTTTTAAAATTAAAAAAATAGTGGAAAAGCCGTCTCCAAAAGAAGCTCCCTCTAATTTGGCAACTCACGGAGCTTATATTCTTCCGCCTGAGATTTTTAAGATAATTAAAAATATGAAGCCCGGCCAGGGAGGTGAATTTTGGTTGGTGGAGGCTATTAATCAATTGATTAAAGATGGTTTTCCGGCTTTTGCCTGCGAAATAAAAAATGGAAAATATTATGATACCGGCAATAAACTTGAATATTTAAAAACAGTGGTTGAATTTGCCCTCTCTCATCCCGAACTTTCAAAAGAATTTAAAGAGTTTTTAAAAAATTTAAAATTTTAAAAATAAAATTTCTAAAATAAGCCGAGGTGATGAAACTGGAAAACATGCACGGTTCAGAGCCGTGTGCCCTAAGGGCTTGTGGGTTCAAGTCCCACCCTCGGCACTATGACAATACAACCTAATCTTCGTTTAATTCCATTGGGTGGACTAGGAGAAGTGGGAAGGAATATGATGCTTTTGGAATGGCAGAATAAAATCTTAATTATTGATGCCGGTCTTCGTATGCCGGAAGAGGGAATGCCGGGGATAGATTATATTATTCCCAATATCTCTTATCTGCAAGGAAAAGAGAAAAATGTTTTAGGAATAATTTTTACCCATGGCCACTATGACCATTTGGGCGGCCTTCCTTATTTGCTTTATCGTTTTCCTTTTCAAAATTATCCTATGTTTGCTTCGGGCTTAACTCAGGCCATTATTTTAAAAAGGCAAGGTGATTTTCCTTTTCAACCAAAATTAGAAATTGAAAGGGTAAAAGACGGTTCAAAAATTCAAATAGGGCCTTTTAAAATTGAATTTTTCAAACAGAATCACAATATTGCCGATAATTTGGGTCTTTTTATTGAAACGCCCCTCGGCAATATTCTACATACTTCTGATTTTAAGTTTGATGAAAATCCGGTAAATGATTTACCAACCGATTTCAGAAAATTGAGAGAGTTTGGCAAAAGGGGTGTTTTGCTTTTAATGTCGGATTCAACCGGAGCCGAAGAAAGCGGTCATTCTTTTTCGGAAAAAGAAATTTTTGAAAACTTAGATAAAATTTTTAAATCAGCCAATGGCAGAATTATTGCCGCCACCTTCGGTTCTCTAATTAATAGAATTCAACAAATTATCACTCTGGCTGAA
This DNA window, taken from Candidatus Nealsonbacteria bacterium, encodes the following:
- a CDS encoding phage holin family protein, which encodes MKKLFLQIIVGILGIFLAKVFIPGVELIGGIQILIFSGVILGLINFFIKPILKIITFPLKILTFGFFSLILNIAIIWFVDFIVPGLKIIGFLPLLGTTFIIWALNLIFLKF
- the secG gene encoding preprotein translocase subunit SecG, translated to MKDLLPFFQIGVAVFLIIFILLQQRGSGLGSVFGGGGGSYSTKRGIQKKIFWATIILGGLFIILALLNLIL
- a CDS encoding UTP--glucose-1-phosphate uridylyltransferase: MKIKKAVIPAAGWGTRFLPQTKAIPKEMLPIVDKPVIQYVVEEVASSGIKDIIIITGWQKRAIEDHFDNSFELTKFLETKGKEKEISEIKKISQLANFIYLRQKSEYYGNAIPVLTAEPVIGQEPFVVIWGDEFILSQPPRLWQMLNVYEKRKGIIISGVRIKNKQELSRYGIAEIKPLKDNIFKIKKIVEKPSPKEAPSNLATHGAYILPPEIFKIIKNMKPGQGGEFWLVEAINQLIKDGFPAFACEIKNGKYYDTGNKLEYLKTVVEFALSHPELSKEFKEFLKNLKF